From Hymenobacter sedentarius, a single genomic window includes:
- the pruA gene encoding L-glutamate gamma-semialdehyde dehydrogenase: MANAFFNVPIPINEPVKGYAPGSKERLELQQQLKSLRNLELDIPMYIGGKEVRTGKLERISPPHDHQRTIGHFHAGDASHVTLAIEAALAARTAWAELPWEHRAAVFLKAADLLAGPYRARINAATMLGQSKNAFQAEIDAACELIDFFRFNVYYMQEIYKQQPESLPGMWNRVEHRALEGFVFALTPFNFTSIAGNLPSSAAMMGNVIVWKPANTQIYSAQVLMELFKEAGVPDGVINLVYVDGPTAGDVIFSHRDFAGIHFTGSTGVFQNIWKTIGQNIHLYKSYPRIVGETGGKDFILAHHSAHPKAVAVAMSRGAFEYQGQKCSAASRVYLPSNTAEEILGYVKEDLASFKMGDVEDFGNFINAVISEASFDKLAKYLDDAKADPNVEIIAGGGHDKSKGYFIEPTVIVAKDPKYVTMCEELFGPVLTVHVYDENEFEETLALVDTTSPYALTGAVFAQDRYAIDLASKRLMNAAGNFYINDKPTGAVVGQQPFGGARASGTNDKAGSQLNLIRWVSPRAIKETFVPVTDYRYPFLGSEPAEDLNRDKGL; encoded by the coding sequence ATGGCCAACGCCTTTTTCAACGTCCCCATCCCGATTAACGAACCCGTGAAAGGCTACGCGCCCGGCTCCAAAGAGCGGCTGGAGCTGCAGCAGCAGCTCAAGAGCCTGCGCAATTTGGAGCTGGACATTCCGATGTACATCGGCGGGAAGGAAGTACGGACCGGCAAACTGGAGCGCATTAGCCCGCCCCACGACCACCAGCGCACCATTGGCCATTTCCACGCCGGCGACGCCAGCCACGTGACCCTCGCCATTGAGGCTGCCCTGGCGGCCCGCACGGCTTGGGCCGAATTGCCCTGGGAGCACCGCGCCGCCGTGTTCCTGAAAGCCGCCGACTTGCTGGCCGGCCCCTACCGCGCCCGCATCAACGCCGCCACCATGCTGGGCCAGAGCAAGAATGCGTTTCAGGCCGAAATCGACGCCGCCTGCGAGCTGATTGACTTCTTCCGGTTCAACGTGTACTACATGCAGGAAATCTACAAGCAGCAGCCCGAGAGCCTGCCCGGCATGTGGAACCGTGTGGAGCACCGGGCCCTGGAAGGCTTCGTGTTTGCCCTCACGCCGTTCAACTTCACGTCCATCGCCGGCAACCTGCCTTCGTCGGCGGCCATGATGGGCAATGTCATCGTCTGGAAGCCCGCCAACACCCAGATTTACTCGGCCCAGGTGCTGATGGAGCTGTTCAAGGAAGCGGGCGTGCCTGACGGCGTGATTAACCTCGTGTACGTGGACGGCCCCACGGCCGGCGACGTTATTTTCTCGCACCGCGACTTTGCCGGCATTCACTTCACCGGCTCTACGGGCGTGTTCCAGAACATCTGGAAGACCATCGGCCAGAACATTCACCTCTACAAATCCTACCCGCGCATCGTGGGCGAAACTGGCGGCAAGGACTTTATCCTGGCCCACCACTCGGCCCACCCCAAAGCGGTAGCCGTGGCTATGAGCCGGGGCGCCTTCGAGTACCAAGGTCAGAAATGCTCGGCCGCATCGCGCGTGTACCTGCCGTCGAACACGGCCGAAGAAATCTTGGGCTACGTGAAAGAAGACCTCGCCTCGTTCAAAATGGGCGACGTGGAGGATTTCGGCAACTTCATCAACGCCGTTATCAGCGAGGCTTCCTTTGATAAGCTCGCCAAGTACCTCGACGACGCCAAAGCCGACCCGAACGTGGAAATCATTGCCGGCGGCGGCCACGACAAGTCGAAAGGCTACTTCATCGAGCCCACGGTGATTGTGGCCAAAGACCCCAAGTACGTGACCATGTGTGAGGAGCTGTTCGGCCCCGTGCTCACGGTGCATGTGTACGACGAGAACGAGTTCGAAGAGACGCTGGCGCTGGTGGATACCACCTCGCCCTACGCCCTCACCGGTGCCGTGTTTGCCCAGGACCGGTACGCCATCGACCTGGCCTCCAAGCGCCTGATGAACGCGGCTGGCAACTTCTACATCAACGACAAGCCCACCGGCGCCGTAGTGGGCCAGCAGCCTTTCGGCGGCGCCCGCGCCTCCGGCACCAACGACAAAGCCGGCTCGCAGCTCAACCTCATTCGCTGGGTGTCGCCCCGCGCCATCAAGGAAACCTTCGTGCCCGTGACCGACTACCGCTACCCCTTCCTGGGCTCGGAGCCGGCGGAAGACTTGAACCGCGATAAGGGCTTGTAA
- a CDS encoding response regulator, producing MKTYLIDDDHLGIFLTEQLLRAEGFSNSICTFESAEAALQSLAQGEDEVPQVVFLDLNMPVMNGWEFLDALVPYEKKLRGNCHIYILTSSLALTDLEKSKHYALVVGLIHKPLDSKEIRAIQAQLENGLEAQ from the coding sequence ATGAAAACCTACCTGATTGACGACGACCACCTCGGGATTTTCCTCACCGAGCAGTTGTTGCGAGCCGAAGGTTTTTCCAATTCCATTTGCACGTTCGAATCGGCCGAAGCAGCCTTGCAGTCGCTGGCGCAAGGAGAAGACGAGGTGCCGCAGGTGGTATTTCTGGACCTGAACATGCCGGTAATGAACGGCTGGGAATTCCTGGATGCTTTGGTCCCCTACGAGAAAAAACTGCGCGGCAACTGCCATATCTACATCCTTACCTCGTCGCTGGCGCTCACCGACCTGGAGAAATCCAAGCACTACGCCCTGGTAGTCGGCCTGATACACAAGCCTCTCGACAGCAAAGAAATCCGCGCCATTCAAGCGCAGCTGGAAAATGGCTTGGAAGCGCAGTAA